From the Lolium rigidum isolate FL_2022 chromosome 2, APGP_CSIRO_Lrig_0.1, whole genome shotgun sequence genome, one window contains:
- the LOC124691022 gene encoding EID1-like F-box protein 3: protein MSEGTLDMVRRLRVPDSGSSSIGIVADDWNSGGRCMGARIRGVNVGFLDEQVLVLVFRALDWDPQTLSSVARASRRLRAVAERVLWRDLCVSRAPLMVAALTTKGRVGGGWPALAKLLLFCCGTAAGAVVPVPVPVLGHFAPVSRFSKTSGRSFLPRRCGKDVLYVSDPCEHAAPGDDGEDDVGAYRGVFRGFVGSRTRARLVDGRTPLEPRVRCPYCGASVWSVAAPRGARRRLGAHERRLQYFVCVSGHLHGSCRLARLTSSDGGAVGSGSDDDDDDGFTDADSGRLRTTGRMAL from the coding sequence ATGAGCGAGGGCACGCTGGACATGGTGAGGCGGCTGCGCGTCCCCgacagcggcagcagcagcataGGCATCGTCGCCGACGACTGGAACAGCGGCGGGCGCTGCATGGGCGCCCGGATCCGCGGCGTCAACGTGGGGTTCCTGGACGAGCAGGTGCTGGTGCTGGTATTCCGCGCGCTCGACTGGGACCCGCAGACGCTCTCCTCCGTGGCGCGcgccagccgccgcctccgcgccgtcgcggagcgCGTGCTCTGGCGCGACCTGTGCGTCTCGCGGGCGCCGCTGATGGTGGCGGCGCTCACCACCAAggggcgcgtcggcggcggatGGCCGGCGCTGGCGAAGCTGCTCCTCTTCTGCTGCGGCACCGCGGCGGGGGCCGtcgtgccggtgccggtgccggtgctgggcCACTTCGCCCCCGTGTCCCGGTTCTCGAAGACGTCCGGGCGGAGCTTCCTGCCGCGGCGCTGCGGCAAGGACGTCCTGTACGTGTCGGACCCGTGCGAGCACGCCGcacccggcgacgacggcgaagacgacgtgGGAGCGTACCGGGGCGTGTTCCGCGGGTTCGTGGGGTCCCGCACGCGCGCCCGCCTGGTGGACGGCCGCACCCCGCTGGAGCCAAGAGTGCGGTGCCCATACTGCGGCGCGAGCGTCTGGAGCGTGGCCGCGCCGcgcggcgcgcgccgccgcctcggcgcgcACGAGAGGCGGCTCCAGTACTTCGTCTGCGTCAGCGGCCACCTCCACGGCAGCTGCCGGCTCGCGCGCCTCACCTCCAGCGACGGCGGCGCCGTTGGctccggctccgacgacgacgacgatgacgggtTCACTGACGCCGACAGCGGACGACTGAGGACGACCGGGCGCATGGCGCTGTAA